A window of the Zhongshania aliphaticivorans genome harbors these coding sequences:
- a CDS encoding GspH/FimT family pseudopilin: MKIAGFTLIELLTTMAVVVILLGVAVPNFTTFIDNSRARSDVQQLSQSIVTAKSEAVVRSAVVTLTATSSDWKAGWQSWIDTNANGSVDAGETLKKTGAIKSGSGVSVVRDGSAITSFSFDRNGGLAGGLQPITIQYRTSPEYCSRDRNIEISASGQVRIAERDCS; this comes from the coding sequence ATGAAAATAGCAGGTTTTACCTTAATTGAATTGCTAACGACAATGGCTGTCGTGGTGATTTTATTGGGTGTCGCCGTCCCTAATTTTACCACTTTTATCGATAATTCACGTGCAAGGTCAGACGTGCAACAGTTGAGCCAAAGTATTGTTACTGCGAAGTCAGAGGCGGTGGTGCGTTCTGCTGTTGTGACCTTAACCGCGACCAGCAGTGATTGGAAAGCAGGCTGGCAAAGTTGGATCGACACCAATGCAAATGGCAGCGTTGATGCTGGGGAAACCTTGAAGAAAACAGGTGCGATTAAAAGTGGCTCAGGCGTTTCTGTGGTTCGTGATGGCAGCGCGATTACGTCGTTTTCTTTTGATCGAAACGGCGGCCTCGCTGGTGGTCTTCAGCCCATCACCATTCAATATCGAACCTCTCCTGAGTACTGCTCTCGAGATCGGAATATAGAAATTAGTGCCAGTGGTCAGGTGCGGATAGCAGAGCGAGATTGCTCATGA
- a CDS encoding GspH/FimT family pseudopilin, with translation MMKILGMTLIELISTLAVSAVLSLVAIPSLYQTLQQHRLKASAHTLFQALNSARASAVIRNQHVTVWNNDGDWTADVEIFIDDNENGERDSGELLLHRSADHSSINISGNRWVADYIKFHSDGSAHTANGAFQVGTITFCSEDLADTAYQIVLSIGGRLRMVKTTIEEC, from the coding sequence ATGATGAAAATTCTGGGAATGACGTTAATCGAGCTAATATCAACGCTCGCAGTATCTGCTGTACTTAGTCTAGTAGCGATACCATCTCTGTATCAAACACTGCAGCAACATCGCTTAAAGGCATCAGCTCACACTCTATTTCAGGCACTTAATAGCGCAAGGGCCAGCGCCGTTATTCGTAACCAGCATGTTACCGTATGGAATAATGATGGTGACTGGACAGCTGATGTCGAAATTTTTATAGATGACAACGAAAATGGTGAACGTGATTCTGGAGAGCTTCTACTGCATCGCAGTGCCGACCACAGCAGCATAAATATTAGCGGCAACCGCTGGGTTGCCGACTATATTAAGTTTCATTCAGATGGTAGTGCGCATACCGCAAATGGTGCATTTCAAGTTGGCACCATCACCTTTTGTAGCGAAGACCTTGCCGATACAGCATATCAAATTGTACTGAGCATAGGTGGTCGCTTAAGGATGGTAAAAACGACAATTGAAGAGTGTTAA
- the ispH gene encoding 4-hydroxy-3-methylbut-2-enyl diphosphate reductase: MQIKMANPRGFCAGVDRAIEIVNRALDVFGAPIYVRHEVVHNKFVVENLRQRGAMFVDELDEVPDDKIVIFSAHGVSQAVRKEADRRGLKVFDATCPLVTKVHMEVVNFSGTGRECVLIGHKGHPEVEGTMGQYNASQGGDIYLVEDVEQAMTLQVKDPDNLSYVTQTTLSMDDTAAVINALRQRFPNIEGPRKDDICYATQNRQDAVKTLAQQVDLVLVVGSPNSSNSNRLRELAERIGCRAYLIDSEEDILAEWLEGSPKIGITAGASAPEVLVSAVIDRLCELGATSPVELDGRPENITFSLPKELRLVDVS, from the coding sequence ATGCAAATTAAAATGGCAAACCCTCGTGGTTTTTGCGCTGGAGTAGATCGTGCCATTGAAATAGTGAATCGCGCTCTTGATGTATTTGGGGCTCCGATTTATGTGCGCCATGAAGTTGTCCACAATAAATTTGTGGTTGAAAATTTACGGCAGCGTGGGGCGATGTTTGTTGATGAATTGGACGAAGTTCCCGACGATAAAATTGTCATTTTTAGCGCCCACGGGGTGTCTCAGGCGGTGCGTAAAGAAGCAGATCGCCGGGGACTAAAGGTGTTTGACGCCACCTGCCCGCTAGTAACCAAAGTACATATGGAAGTAGTGAATTTTAGTGGCACTGGGCGGGAATGTGTGCTGATTGGCCACAAGGGTCACCCCGAAGTTGAGGGCACTATGGGGCAGTACAACGCCTCCCAGGGTGGTGACATTTACCTTGTGGAAGATGTTGAGCAGGCAATGACCTTACAGGTCAAAGATCCTGATAATTTGTCTTATGTTACCCAAACGACTCTGTCGATGGATGATACGGCGGCAGTGATAAATGCCCTGCGGCAGCGGTTTCCAAATATCGAAGGGCCGCGCAAAGATGATATTTGCTACGCCACCCAAAACCGTCAAGATGCAGTAAAAACCTTGGCCCAACAAGTTGATTTGGTGCTAGTTGTTGGCTCGCCAAACAGCTCAAATTCCAATCGCTTAAGAGAGTTGGCTGAGCGAATCGGTTGTCGGGCATATTTGATTGATAGCGAAGAAGATATTCTTGCCGAGTGGCTTGAGGGCTCACCAAAAATTGGTATTACTGCTGGTGCGTCGGCACCAGAAGTGCTGGTTAGCGCGGTGATCGACAGGCTTTGCGAGCTCGGTGCCACCTCGCCGGTTGAACTTGATGGCCGACCTGAAAACATTACATTTTCCTTACCTAAAGAATTGCGTCTAGTCGATGTTTCCTAA
- the fkpB gene encoding FKBP-type peptidyl-prolyl cis-trans isomerase encodes MTNIKVAPDTEISLHFSLSIIDGDEVDSTFGGKPATFTFGDGSLLPSVESKLLGLTAGAKETFTLAPEDGFGQRNPANIQRFPRSQFGADMTLEKGLVISFADAARAELPGVVSEVGDDYVMVDFNHPLAGRDLAFKVEILNVSTQADAT; translated from the coding sequence ATGACAAATATTAAAGTAGCACCAGACACTGAAATTAGCCTGCATTTTTCATTAAGTATTATTGATGGCGATGAAGTCGATAGCACCTTTGGAGGCAAGCCAGCCACGTTTACATTTGGTGATGGCAGTTTGCTTCCTAGCGTAGAATCAAAATTATTGGGTTTAACTGCCGGTGCAAAAGAGACTTTTACACTAGCCCCAGAAGATGGCTTTGGTCAGCGTAATCCCGCAAATATTCAGCGTTTTCCGCGTAGCCAATTCGGCGCGGATATGACTTTAGAAAAAGGTCTGGTTATTTCTTTTGCAGATGCAGCGCGAGCTGAATTGCCCGGTGTGGTAAGTGAAGTGGGCGATGATTATGTGATGGTAGATTTTAATCATCCCTTGGCCGGACGAGACCTCGCTTTTAAGGTTGAAATTTTAAATGTGAGTACGCAGGCCGACGCGACGTAA
- the lspA gene encoding signal peptidase II, with protein sequence MHEPGVDSEVAAQRRSRVFWLLVAAVVIVCDQITKYFANTLLDYASPVEVLPVLNITLHYNPGAAFSFLSDAGGWQRWFFTVIALLVSGYICVWLMRLQRQQWLLSLALSLVLGGALGNLWDRIYFGHVVDFISVHWGASYFPTFNIADAGISVGACLLLLDMVINPESKKRPSAEWNDRDNDKY encoded by the coding sequence ATGCATGAGCCTGGTGTTGATAGTGAAGTGGCCGCACAGCGTCGCAGCCGAGTGTTTTGGTTGTTGGTGGCAGCAGTGGTCATTGTTTGTGATCAAATCACAAAATATTTTGCCAATACACTTTTGGATTATGCTAGCCCCGTAGAAGTGTTGCCGGTACTGAATATCACGCTGCATTATAATCCCGGTGCAGCGTTTAGTTTTTTGAGTGATGCTGGCGGCTGGCAGCGTTGGTTTTTTACCGTGATTGCTTTGCTTGTCAGTGGCTATATTTGTGTATGGCTGATGCGTTTGCAACGTCAGCAGTGGTTATTATCCTTAGCGTTATCATTGGTGCTAGGCGGGGCACTTGGTAATTTATGGGACAGGATATATTTTGGTCACGTGGTTGATTTTATCTCGGTTCATTGGGGAGCAAGTTATTTTCCCACTTTTAATATCGCCGACGCAGGGATCAGTGTTGGTGCTTGCCTGTTATTACTCGATATGGTGATAAACCCTGAATCGAAAAAACGGCCTAGTGCTGAGTGGAATGATAGAGACAATGACAAATATTAA
- the ileS gene encoding isoleucine--tRNA ligase, giving the protein MSEYKHTLNLPATSFAMKANLSQREPGMLQRWYKEGVYEQIREARAGREKFILHDGPPYANGDIHIGHAVNKILKDMIVKSKTLSGFDAPYVPGWDCHGLPIELNVEKKVGKAGHKVDAATFREKCREYAYKQVNGQREDFKRLGVFGDWDKPYLTMDFHFEANIIRALGKIVENGHMHKGFKPVHWCMDCGSALAEAEVEYQDKTSPAIDVAFAVVDRAEAISQGGLPADIDGELNLVIWTTTPWTLPANMAVCLHPELEYVWVSFKAEDGSTQVVLLADALHESTLARYGVEDFVIVGRCKGAALEYLKLQHPLYSRQVPVILGDHVTTDAGTGAVHTAPAHGQDDFIVGKKYDLEVYNPVAANGTFLEGTELFERQHVFKANDNVIAALSERGRLLHCKKFEHSYPHCWRHKTPIIFRATPQWFVSMKQNGLLDAAMAAVDTVSWTPGWGRARIESMMQERPDWCISRQRTWGAPIALFAHNETAELHPRTPELIEQVAKRVEAGGIQAWFDLDASELLGDEAAQYSKVSDTLDVWFDSGVTHFAVLSQLDNLQFPADLYLEGSDQHRGWFQSSMLTSIATKGVAPYKGVLTHGFTVDAQGRKMSKSVGNVVAPQKIMNTLGADILRLWVAATDYRNEMTVSDEIFKRTADSYRRIRNTARFLLANMAGFVPTEHAVEPADMLALDRWIVHRAAVLQDEITAAYDAYQFHVVYQKLHNFCVLELGGFYLDIIKDRQYTTKENSLSRRSAQTALYHIAEALTRWVSPILSFTADELWEHLPGEHSGTVFAAEWYEGLSKMPADSDMGDDFWATVQSVKSAVNKVLEGAKKDGFVGGSLAAEVTLFCDEALMTRLQALGDELRFVLITSAARLAPLSTANEAVVTDVEGLQIRVAASDGAKCARCWHHREDVGQSLEHPELCFRCIDNVDGDGEVRLYA; this is encoded by the coding sequence ATGAGCGAATATAAGCACACCTTAAACTTACCCGCGACTAGCTTTGCGATGAAAGCAAACTTGTCACAACGTGAACCCGGCATGCTGCAGCGCTGGTATAAAGAGGGTGTTTACGAGCAAATTCGCGAGGCCCGTGCTGGCCGTGAGAAATTTATTCTCCATGATGGCCCTCCGTATGCAAACGGAGATATTCATATTGGTCATGCGGTCAATAAAATCCTTAAGGACATGATTGTTAAATCAAAAACCTTAAGTGGTTTTGATGCGCCCTATGTTCCTGGTTGGGATTGCCACGGTTTACCGATAGAGCTAAATGTAGAAAAGAAGGTCGGCAAAGCCGGCCACAAAGTGGATGCCGCCACCTTTAGAGAAAAATGTCGCGAATATGCCTACAAGCAGGTTAATGGTCAGCGCGAAGATTTTAAGCGCCTGGGTGTTTTTGGTGATTGGGATAAACCCTACTTAACCATGGACTTTCACTTTGAGGCCAATATTATCCGCGCCTTGGGTAAAATTGTCGAAAATGGTCACATGCACAAGGGCTTTAAGCCCGTTCACTGGTGCATGGATTGCGGTTCTGCGCTGGCCGAGGCAGAAGTGGAATACCAAGATAAAACATCGCCGGCTATCGATGTTGCATTTGCTGTGGTTGACCGCGCCGAGGCTATTTCTCAGGGTGGCCTGCCGGCAGATATCGATGGCGAGTTAAACCTCGTGATATGGACGACCACGCCGTGGACATTACCTGCGAATATGGCGGTGTGTTTGCACCCCGAGCTCGAATACGTTTGGGTAAGTTTTAAAGCTGAAGATGGCAGCACCCAAGTAGTGCTATTGGCTGACGCGTTACATGAATCTACATTGGCGCGTTACGGTGTAGAAGACTTTGTTATTGTGGGTCGCTGTAAGGGCGCCGCGCTGGAATACCTTAAATTACAACATCCTCTTTATAGCCGTCAGGTGCCGGTAATTTTGGGTGATCACGTTACGACTGATGCAGGTACTGGGGCTGTTCACACGGCGCCAGCGCATGGTCAAGATGACTTTATCGTTGGTAAAAAATACGACTTAGAGGTCTATAACCCGGTTGCCGCTAACGGCACCTTTTTAGAGGGCACGGAGTTATTTGAACGGCAGCATGTCTTTAAGGCAAATGATAATGTGATTGCAGCGCTTTCTGAGCGTGGCCGTTTATTGCACTGCAAAAAGTTTGAACACAGCTACCCTCATTGCTGGCGGCATAAAACCCCAATTATTTTTAGAGCAACACCGCAGTGGTTTGTGAGTATGAAGCAAAATGGTTTGCTCGATGCTGCCATGGCTGCGGTTGATACCGTGAGCTGGACGCCTGGTTGGGGGCGAGCCCGTATTGAGTCAATGATGCAGGAGCGACCTGACTGGTGTATATCTCGTCAGCGTACATGGGGTGCGCCAATTGCCCTGTTTGCTCATAATGAAACTGCTGAATTACACCCGCGTACTCCAGAGTTGATCGAGCAAGTTGCCAAGCGTGTTGAGGCGGGCGGTATACAGGCATGGTTTGATTTAGACGCGTCGGAATTACTGGGTGACGAAGCTGCGCAGTACAGCAAAGTAAGCGATACCCTAGATGTATGGTTTGATTCTGGGGTAACGCATTTCGCCGTGTTGTCCCAGTTAGATAATCTACAATTCCCTGCTGACTTGTATTTGGAAGGTTCAGATCAGCATCGTGGCTGGTTCCAGTCGTCCATGCTAACGTCCATTGCTACCAAAGGGGTTGCACCTTACAAGGGTGTTTTAACCCACGGTTTTACTGTGGATGCGCAGGGTCGCAAAATGTCTAAGTCAGTGGGCAATGTGGTTGCGCCACAAAAGATCATGAATACCTTAGGGGCCGATATTCTGCGTTTATGGGTAGCGGCTACAGACTACCGTAATGAAATGACGGTATCTGATGAAATTTTTAAACGCACCGCTGATTCCTATCGTCGTATTCGCAATACTGCTCGCTTCTTACTTGCCAATATGGCGGGCTTTGTGCCAACTGAACATGCCGTCGAACCGGCAGATATGCTCGCGCTAGATCGTTGGATTGTGCATCGCGCTGCGGTCTTGCAAGACGAGATTACTGCAGCGTATGACGCGTATCAGTTCCACGTGGTATACCAGAAACTTCACAATTTCTGCGTGCTTGAGCTAGGTGGTTTTTACTTGGATATTATTAAAGACCGTCAGTACACGACCAAGGAAAATAGTCTGTCACGACGCTCTGCACAAACTGCGCTTTATCATATTGCAGAAGCTTTGACTCGCTGGGTGTCTCCCATTTTAAGTTTTACAGCCGATGAGCTGTGGGAGCATTTGCCGGGCGAGCATAGCGGCACCGTGTTTGCTGCTGAGTGGTATGAAGGGCTTAGTAAAATGCCTGCCGACAGTGATATGGGTGACGATTTTTGGGCCACAGTGCAAAGTGTCAAATCAGCAGTAAATAAAGTACTAGAAGGCGCGAAGAAAGACGGTTTTGTTGGTGGTAGTTTAGCGGCAGAAGTGACCTTATTTTGTGACGAAGCTCTGATGACTCGTTTGCAGGCGCTGGGTGATGAATTGCGATTTGTGTTGATCACCTCGGCTGCGCGTCTAGCGCCGCTTTCGACGGCTAATGAAGCAGTTGTCACCGATGTTGAAGGATTGCAGATTCGTGTTGCGGCAAGTGATGGTGCTAAGTGTGCTCGCTGCTGGCACCATCGCGAGGATGTTGGGCAGTCATTAGAGCATCCTGAATTGTGCTTCCGTTGCATAGATAACGTAGATGGCGATGGGGAAGTGCGTTTATATGCATGA
- the ribF gene encoding bifunctional riboflavin kinase/FAD synthetase: MELIRGFQHFRSRHSGCVATIGAFDGVHLGHQAVLRQLIAKGREMGLPSTVVIFEPLPREFFSPDEAPARLMSFREKFIALRDLGIDRVMRIQFTPAFREMTANDFIHKLFVEGLGAKYIVVGDDLRFGRNRSGDFDLLRKVGQVAGFEVVDTATLEVTQERVSSTRIREVLGEADFALAERLLGRPYSISGRVIVGQQLGRTIGTPTANVELHRLRSPLSGVFAVEVYGADNVMRPGVANVGVRPTVGDLSKAILEVHLLDFKQDIYGRKIKVVFRKKLRNEHKFDGLDALKAQITRDVEQARRYFDL; this comes from the coding sequence ATGGAGTTAATCCGCGGTTTTCAACATTTCCGTTCCCGCCATAGTGGCTGTGTGGCTACGATTGGGGCGTTTGATGGTGTTCATTTGGGGCATCAGGCGGTATTGCGCCAATTAATTGCCAAGGGCCGAGAAATGGGGCTGCCATCGACGGTGGTGATTTTTGAGCCTTTGCCACGGGAGTTTTTTTCGCCTGATGAAGCGCCTGCGCGGTTAATGAGCTTCCGGGAAAAATTTATTGCGCTGCGTGATTTGGGAATAGACCGTGTCATGCGCATTCAGTTTACGCCGGCGTTTCGTGAAATGACGGCAAATGATTTTATTCACAAGCTGTTTGTTGAAGGCTTGGGGGCGAAATACATTGTGGTTGGTGACGATTTACGTTTTGGTCGCAACCGTAGTGGTGACTTTGATTTGCTCCGCAAGGTTGGGCAAGTGGCGGGTTTTGAGGTGGTTGATACCGCAACACTGGAAGTAACCCAAGAGCGTGTTAGTAGCACACGGATACGTGAAGTGTTGGGTGAGGCGGACTTTGCCCTTGCCGAACGTTTGCTAGGGCGGCCATATAGTATTTCTGGCCGAGTCATTGTTGGGCAGCAATTAGGTCGTACTATTGGCACGCCAACCGCAAATGTGGAGTTACATCGTTTGCGTTCACCCCTGTCTGGGGTATTCGCTGTTGAAGTTTACGGCGCTGATAATGTTATGCGGCCAGGTGTTGCAAATGTCGGTGTTAGACCAACGGTAGGTGATTTATCTAAGGCAATTTTAGAGGTTCATTTACTGGACTTTAAGCAGGATATTTACGGCCGAAAAATTAAGGTCGTATTCCGCAAAAAATTGCGGAATGAACATAAGTTTGACGGCTTAGACGCCCTGAAAGCACAAATTACACGAGATGTTGAGCAGGCACGGCGCTATTTTGATTTATAG
- the murJ gene encoding murein biosynthesis integral membrane protein MurJ produces MSEPAPAVKPVKSRGLLRSSLIVSVMTLLSRVLGLIRDVVIAIFLGASSNADSFFVAFKIPNFLRRLFAEGAFSQAFVPVLSEYKENGSRESVKLLVDRTAGALGGVLLLVTSVAVVAAPVVATLFAPGFRDDPAKFQLTTDMIRITFPYLFLISMTGFAGGILNTFGRFAVPAFTPVLLNICLISSALYLSSYFAEPAMALAWGVLMAGCVQLVFQLPFLQQIQMLPRPRWDWYNEGVQKIVTLMIPALFGVSVSQINLLLDTILASFLPTGSISWLYYSDRLVELPLGVFAIAIATVVLPNLSRQRAGGNENAFVSTLDWGLRTVLLMALPAAVALMLLAEPILITLFQYGELQMRDVEMAALSLRAYTLGLIPFMLIKVLAPGFYARQDTKTPVRIGIIAMVANMVMNIALVVPLHHYWQVGHAGLALATAGSAWLNAGLLYRGLRRDVGFTPLAGWWRYNLQLLLGVAAMAGCLTLGLQWFNGWQAWDVWSRALHLLALCGLGGGSYVLVMFMCGLRLRHIKGSAAS; encoded by the coding sequence ATGAGCGAGCCGGCACCTGCGGTTAAGCCGGTAAAATCAAGAGGGCTATTACGCTCTAGTCTTATCGTCAGTGTAATGACGCTTCTGTCGCGGGTTTTAGGATTGATTCGCGACGTAGTAATTGCCATATTCTTGGGGGCAAGCAGCAACGCTGACAGTTTTTTTGTGGCCTTTAAGATCCCTAATTTTTTGCGAAGACTGTTTGCCGAGGGTGCTTTTTCTCAAGCCTTTGTCCCAGTTTTATCGGAATACAAAGAAAATGGGAGCCGGGAATCGGTTAAGTTACTTGTTGACCGAACCGCCGGCGCTTTGGGTGGCGTCTTGCTGCTGGTGACCTCTGTGGCGGTTGTAGCCGCACCAGTCGTGGCGACTTTATTTGCTCCTGGCTTTCGTGACGACCCCGCTAAATTTCAGCTCACCACCGACATGATTCGGATAACATTTCCGTATTTATTTTTAATTTCCATGACCGGCTTTGCCGGTGGCATCTTAAACACCTTTGGCCGTTTTGCGGTGCCTGCGTTTACCCCGGTTTTATTAAATATTTGTTTGATTAGCTCTGCTCTTTACCTGTCATCGTATTTTGCTGAGCCGGCAATGGCCTTGGCCTGGGGCGTTTTAATGGCGGGTTGTGTGCAGCTTGTCTTTCAATTGCCTTTCTTGCAGCAGATTCAGATGCTGCCACGACCACGATGGGATTGGTATAACGAAGGCGTGCAAAAAATTGTTACGCTGATGATTCCTGCCTTGTTTGGGGTTTCTGTCAGCCAAATCAATTTATTGCTCGACACCATATTGGCTTCGTTTCTACCCACCGGAAGTATTTCGTGGCTCTATTACTCAGACCGTTTGGTGGAATTGCCACTGGGCGTTTTTGCTATCGCCATCGCCACTGTCGTATTGCCGAATTTGTCTCGCCAGCGTGCGGGAGGCAATGAAAATGCTTTTGTATCCACCCTTGATTGGGGCTTGCGCACGGTATTGTTAATGGCGTTGCCGGCGGCTGTCGCCTTAATGCTGTTGGCCGAACCTATTTTAATTACCCTATTTCAATATGGGGAATTACAAATGCGCGACGTGGAAATGGCTGCGCTGAGTTTGCGTGCTTACACTTTGGGGCTCATCCCGTTCATGTTAATCAAAGTGTTGGCACCAGGGTTTTATGCTCGTCAAGACACCAAAACGCCGGTGCGCATCGGCATTATTGCCATGGTGGCTAATATGGTGATGAATATTGCGTTGGTTGTTCCACTACACCATTACTGGCAGGTTGGTCATGCCGGTTTGGCGCTGGCAACAGCGGGATCGGCATGGCTCAACGCCGGACTGCTGTATCGAGGTTTGCGTCGCGACGTAGGGTTCACTCCTTTGGCAGGCTGGTGGCGTTATAACCTGCAATTATTACTTGGCGTAGCGGCAATGGCAGGATGTTTAACACTTGGCTTGCAGTGGTTTAACGGCTGGCAGGCATGGGATGTATGGTCGCGTGCCCTGCATTTGCTCGCCCTATGCGGCCTAGGCGGTGGCTCCTATGTATTGGTGATGTTTATGTGTGGCCTGCGCTTGCGACACATAAAGGGCTCGGCGGCGTCTTAG
- a CDS encoding NUDIX domain-containing protein, with the protein MANFERKDVEIDEDRAAWRGFFQVRELRLRHRLFGGGWGNWLSRELFVRGPAVGLLPYDPVNDTILKVEQFRVGALSRAKSPWLLELVAGIIDTDESPADVARREAKEEAGLTIGKMESIAEYYSSPGGSDEYFYLFCGCADLNEAGGYFGLANEGEDIHAQVISFDDAMTMLDAGQINNAHSLIAMQWLLQHREELRRRWLA; encoded by the coding sequence ATGGCAAATTTTGAACGTAAAGATGTAGAAATTGACGAAGACCGCGCGGCATGGCGCGGTTTTTTTCAGGTGCGCGAACTGCGCCTGCGTCATCGTTTATTTGGTGGCGGCTGGGGGAACTGGCTCAGCCGTGAACTCTTTGTGCGTGGTCCCGCTGTGGGCTTGCTTCCCTACGATCCGGTTAATGACACTATTCTCAAAGTAGAACAGTTCCGAGTGGGCGCGCTTAGTCGCGCTAAAAGCCCGTGGTTGTTGGAATTGGTTGCCGGCATTATCGACACCGATGAAAGCCCTGCAGACGTGGCGCGACGAGAAGCAAAAGAAGAAGCCGGCCTAACTATTGGTAAAATGGAAAGCATCGCTGAATATTACTCATCACCGGGCGGCAGTGATGAATATTTTTACTTGTTTTGTGGTTGTGCAGACCTAAATGAAGCGGGGGGATATTTTGGTCTGGCTAATGAAGGTGAAGATATTCACGCCCAAGTGATTAGTTTTGATGACGCCATGACCATGCTCGATGCGGGACAAATTAATAACGCACACAGCTTGATTGCCATGCAGTGGCTTCTCCAGCACCGCGAAGAGCTGCGTCGGCGGTGGCTGGCATGA
- a CDS encoding aspartate carbamoyltransferase, which translates to MKFSGSHILSIGQFGRDDIERVFEVADRMVPYAHRQRVTKVLDGAILGNMFFEPSTRTRVSFGCAFNLLGGDVRETTGFETSAIAKGESLYDTARVLSGYSDVIVMRHPVSGSVAEFAAASRVPVMNGGDGANEHPSQALLDLYTIRKELQHQGRSDLDGLRIAMIGDLKYGRTVHSLCKLLCLYNKVTVVLISPTELKMPEAIVEQLRQAGHTVLESDVMEGSISKVDIAYSTRIQEERFANPAEADLYRGRYRLNQSIYTRYCEPNTVIMHPLPRDSRTEANELDNDLNDNPNLAIFRQADNGVLVRMALFALTLGVADQVDKVSRDVNWYTERRF; encoded by the coding sequence GTGAAGTTTTCCGGTAGTCATATTCTCTCTATAGGCCAATTTGGCCGTGATGATATTGAGCGAGTGTTTGAAGTAGCTGATCGCATGGTGCCCTATGCGCATCGGCAGCGAGTAACAAAAGTACTCGATGGCGCGATCCTCGGTAATATGTTTTTTGAGCCCTCCACCCGAACACGGGTTAGCTTTGGCTGCGCATTTAATTTACTGGGCGGTGATGTTCGCGAAACTACAGGGTTTGAAACCTCGGCCATTGCCAAGGGTGAGTCACTGTATGACACCGCACGGGTGTTAAGTGGGTATAGTGATGTGATTGTAATGCGGCATCCGGTGTCGGGTTCAGTCGCAGAATTTGCAGCAGCGAGCCGAGTGCCCGTGATGAACGGTGGCGACGGCGCCAATGAACACCCAAGCCAAGCGCTTTTAGATTTATATACCATTCGTAAAGAGTTACAGCATCAAGGCCGTAGCGATTTAGATGGACTACGCATTGCGATGATTGGCGATTTAAAATACGGTCGCACCGTGCATTCTTTATGCAAACTCTTGTGTTTGTACAATAAGGTGACGGTTGTACTGATCTCACCGACCGAGTTAAAAATGCCAGAAGCCATTGTCGAGCAGTTACGCCAAGCAGGTCATACGGTATTGGAATCTGATGTCATGGAGGGCAGTATTTCTAAAGTAGATATCGCCTATTCCACGCGGATACAAGAAGAGCGCTTTGCCAATCCTGCTGAGGCAGATTTATACCGAGGCCGCTATCGTCTAAACCAATCTATCTATACGCGATACTGCGAGCCCAATACGGTCATTATGCATCCTTTGCCGCGGGACTCTCGCACCGAGGCAAATGAATTGGATAATGATCTGAATGATAATCCCAATTTAGCAATATTTCGTCAGGCTGATAACGGTGTCTTGGTGCGTATGGCGCTGTTTGCTTTAACGCTGGGCGTGGCTGATCAAGTCGACAAGGTTTCTCGTGACGTGAACTGGTATACCGAAAGACGATTTTGA